A part of Ferrimicrobium sp. genomic DNA contains:
- the murI gene encoding glutamate racemase, with translation MGERAVESRANVEGPGDPLLHPREVIAVFDSGFGGLNILEGLRDLLPGEHFVYLGDSKRSPYGDRAPAEVLQFSLEIFAYLRARYRLKLVVVACNTASAIALEALKATSDVPVVGVIDAAVRAMTQATENSRVGVVGTAATIASGVYQRRLAHQAVTAIACPGLVEYVEAGAIDDPALLDRMRTLMRPLRRAGVDTLLLACTHYPYLAAQFRAVLGEGVMLISSGEETAFEVRELLTEAGQVKGRPGVVEPVTFLCTGSVVDFQEVGRRLFAGDLDSVEHVHVDALSQGLLQGHQAPEDIAFASARTLTTNRQEPTSSGHGRPEDEKECTSGQAS, from the coding sequence ATGGGTGAGCGAGCCGTTGAGAGTCGGGCCAATGTCGAGGGACCAGGTGATCCACTCCTTCATCCAAGAGAGGTCATCGCGGTTTTTGACTCAGGTTTCGGTGGGCTCAATATTCTCGAGGGACTACGCGATCTGCTCCCTGGGGAGCACTTTGTCTATCTCGGGGACTCTAAGCGTTCCCCATATGGGGATCGGGCACCTGCTGAAGTGCTTCAGTTTTCCTTAGAGATTTTTGCGTATCTGCGAGCTCGCTATCGGCTCAAGTTGGTCGTCGTCGCCTGCAACACCGCGTCGGCGATTGCGCTCGAAGCACTCAAGGCGACGAGCGATGTCCCCGTCGTCGGTGTGATCGACGCAGCGGTTCGGGCCATGACCCAGGCGACAGAGAACTCTCGTGTCGGAGTCGTCGGGACCGCTGCAACGATTGCTTCTGGGGTCTATCAGCGTCGCCTGGCGCATCAGGCGGTTACGGCGATCGCCTGTCCCGGGCTTGTCGAGTATGTCGAGGCGGGTGCCATCGATGACCCTGCGCTCCTCGATCGCATGCGCACCCTTATGCGACCGCTGAGGAGAGCTGGAGTCGACACATTGCTCCTCGCCTGTACCCATTATCCCTACCTCGCCGCGCAGTTTCGAGCTGTGCTTGGCGAAGGGGTGATGCTCATCTCGAGTGGTGAGGAGACCGCTTTTGAGGTTCGGGAGTTGTTGACGGAGGCAGGTCAGGTCAAGGGACGGCCAGGGGTCGTGGAACCAGTAACGTTCTTGTGCACGGGATCGGTCGTCGATTTCCAGGAGGTTGGGAGACGACTCTTTGCAGGCGATCTTGACTCAGTCGAACATGTGCATGTGGACGCACTGTCCCAGGGTCTCCTGCAGGGGCATCAAGCCCCAGAAGACATTGCCTTCGCATCGGCACGGACGCTCACGACCAACAGACAAGAACCTACAAGCTCGGGTCATGGGCGACCCGAGGATGAAAAGGAGTGTACGAGTGGCCAAGCGTCATGA
- the rph gene encoding ribonuclease PH, whose translation MAKRHDQRDPSELRAVAITLDYTEMALASCLIEVGKTKVICSVSAEDRVPPWLRGKGSGWLTAEYAMLPAATRERTPREAVKGKQGGRTVEIQRLIGRSLRSSIDLRRLGEIELVVDCDVIQADGGTRTASITGASLALRLALKRLEQAERVRAGVLLSALGAISVGMVDGQPVLDLDYREDSSAEVDMNVVMNREGEYVEIQGTAEGATFSKTHLVDLLKLAESGIMELIALGDEALAAYDAGA comes from the coding sequence GTGGCCAAGCGTCATGATCAACGAGATCCATCCGAGCTTCGAGCAGTTGCCATCACGCTGGACTACACCGAGATGGCACTGGCGTCGTGTCTGATCGAGGTAGGTAAGACCAAGGTGATCTGTAGTGTCTCGGCGGAGGATCGCGTTCCGCCTTGGCTTCGCGGCAAGGGTTCCGGATGGCTCACTGCTGAGTACGCGATGTTGCCAGCAGCGACACGTGAGCGCACTCCACGGGAGGCCGTAAAGGGGAAGCAGGGTGGCAGGACGGTTGAGATACAGCGGCTCATTGGGCGTTCGCTGCGGTCTTCGATCGATCTGCGTAGGTTAGGCGAGATTGAACTGGTGGTGGACTGTGATGTGATCCAGGCCGATGGCGGTACCCGTACTGCTTCAATCACCGGTGCCTCGCTGGCTCTCCGGCTGGCGCTCAAGCGCTTGGAGCAAGCTGAACGGGTGCGAGCAGGGGTTCTCTTGAGCGCACTTGGTGCGATCTCCGTTGGTATGGTCGATGGTCAACCGGTGCTGGATCTTGACTATCGCGAGGACTCCTCCGCTGAAGTCGATATGAATGTGGTCATGAACCGTGAGGGTGAGTATGTCGAGATACAGGGCACCGCTGAAGGGGCGACGTTTTCGAAGACGCATCTGGTTGACCTTCTTAAACTCGCCGAGTCAGGGATCATGGAGCTGATCGCGTTGGGCGACGAGGCACTCGCCGCCTATGACGCAGGCGCTTGA
- the rdgB gene encoding RdgB/HAM1 family non-canonical purine NTP pyrophosphatase — MTQALEDAMSVIKLGLVTSNDNKLAELADLLPMGYEVARLDRGEVEETGSTFEENATLKAVAGLSDCAFALGEDSGLEVEALGGVPGIYSKRYGDSDAERIERLLRELQGVEDREARFVTVIALARRGATTELFRGEVQGTIAHTPSGGHGFGYDPIFLPDEGDGRSFAQMTREEKGRISHRGRALAALIQRLEGLADLGADHSGT, encoded by the coding sequence ATGACGCAGGCGCTTGAGGATGCGATGAGTGTCATCAAACTTGGCTTAGTCACCAGTAACGACAACAAGTTAGCGGAGCTCGCTGATCTGTTGCCAATGGGATATGAAGTCGCGCGCCTCGATCGAGGTGAGGTTGAAGAGACGGGTTCGACCTTCGAGGAGAATGCTACGCTCAAGGCAGTTGCCGGGCTCAGCGATTGCGCATTCGCCCTCGGCGAGGACTCTGGACTCGAGGTTGAGGCGCTCGGAGGAGTCCCGGGAATCTATTCAAAGCGCTATGGGGATTCTGATGCGGAACGGATTGAGCGACTCTTACGCGAACTGCAAGGAGTCGAGGACCGGGAGGCACGCTTCGTGACCGTGATTGCGCTGGCCCGACGAGGGGCAACGACGGAGCTCTTTCGGGGCGAGGTCCAGGGCACCATTGCGCATACGCCAAGTGGTGGGCATGGCTTTGGGTACGATCCGATCTTTCTCCCCGATGAGGGTGATGGCCGATCCTTTGCACAGATGACCCGGGAGGAAAAAGGACGCATCTCACACCGAGGTCGTGCCTTGGCCGCACTGATACAACGTCTTGAGGGCCTCGCTGATCTCGGAGCAGACCACTCCGGAACGTAG
- a CDS encoding ATP-dependent Clp protease proteolytic subunit: protein MDHTDLTAGSIADLKDAANADRGGDVYQQLLKERIVFLGAEVNQLTANAICAQLLLLAAEDAERDISFIINSPGGSIYDGLAIYDTMQYVSCDVSTITIGMAASMGQFLLCAGAHGKRFALPHARILMHQPLAQMQGQAADIAIQAEQIMYLKRQLAERISFHTGQPVEKIQADSERDRWFTADEAQEYGFIDQVIRTNSYGAPASGSDS, encoded by the coding sequence ATGGATCATACTGACCTCACTGCCGGTTCTATCGCTGACTTGAAGGATGCTGCTAACGCCGATCGGGGTGGCGACGTCTATCAGCAGCTCTTAAAGGAGCGCATTGTTTTCTTGGGAGCGGAGGTCAATCAGCTGACGGCCAACGCGATCTGTGCTCAACTCCTGCTGCTTGCTGCTGAGGACGCTGAGAGAGATATCTCTTTCATCATCAACTCTCCTGGCGGATCGATCTATGATGGCCTCGCCATCTACGACACCATGCAGTATGTGAGCTGTGACGTCTCGACGATCACGATCGGTATGGCTGCTTCGATGGGTCAGTTCTTGCTCTGCGCAGGGGCCCATGGCAAGCGATTCGCCTTGCCACACGCTCGCATCCTCATGCATCAGCCGTTGGCACAGATGCAGGGCCAAGCAGCCGATATCGCCATCCAGGCAGAGCAGATCATGTATCTAAAGCGCCAGCTTGCGGAGCGTATCTCCTTCCACACCGGCCAGCCGGTGGAGAAGATTCAGGCGGACTCCGAGCGCGACCGTTGGTTTACCGCCGATGAGGCGCAGGAGTATGGTTTTATCGATCAGGTGATCCGAACGAACTCCTACGGTGCCCCTGCGAGCGGGTCCGACTCCTAG
- a CDS encoding ABC transporter permease, giving the protein MKTDHSGPVPEPSGYQRDRELPIHLVRPSMTVPQRIVNIWRYRDLLKDLVAKEIKVKYKDSALGFIWSLLNPAMFILIYYIVFQKILKNGIPLFAIYLATGLLAWNLFQSGVLGATGSVVNNSGLVKKVSFPREILALASVGSAFIFFLFQTVVLAIFLVVFRVAPSPHFVWLVPIALLALLMFASALAVLLSGINVYLRDMQHLMEILLQAWFWATPVVYPFMELSKQLKAHGLTWLYLANPTTPVALTFQRAFYVKANPLGTNGSIVHILPSYGPMWYLAVLGTIIVLSFIFFLVSVYIFGRLEGNFAEEL; this is encoded by the coding sequence GTGAAGACCGACCACTCCGGACCGGTGCCTGAACCCTCGGGTTATCAGCGAGATCGGGAGCTGCCGATTCATCTCGTTCGTCCTTCGATGACGGTCCCGCAGCGGATCGTCAATATCTGGAGATATCGCGATCTGTTAAAGGACCTCGTCGCCAAGGAGATCAAGGTCAAGTACAAGGACTCGGCGCTGGGATTCATCTGGAGTCTCCTGAATCCGGCGATGTTCATCCTGATCTATTACATCGTGTTCCAAAAGATCCTGAAGAACGGTATCCCGTTGTTTGCGATCTACCTGGCCACGGGGCTCTTGGCTTGGAATCTGTTCCAGTCTGGCGTCCTCGGTGCAACGGGCTCGGTCGTCAACAACAGCGGATTGGTGAAAAAGGTCTCGTTCCCTCGGGAGATCCTGGCACTCGCTTCGGTTGGCTCTGCCTTTATCTTCTTTCTCTTCCAGACGGTGGTGTTGGCGATCTTTCTCGTCGTCTTTCGGGTTGCGCCGAGTCCGCATTTCGTGTGGCTCGTGCCCATTGCGCTGCTTGCGTTGTTGATGTTTGCCTCGGCGTTGGCGGTGTTGTTGTCGGGGATCAATGTCTACCTTCGGGACATGCAGCACCTCATGGAGATTCTGCTGCAGGCTTGGTTCTGGGCGACACCGGTGGTCTATCCGTTCATGGAACTCTCCAAACAGTTGAAGGCACATGGTTTGACCTGGCTTTATCTAGCTAATCCGACGACACCGGTGGCACTTACTTTTCAACGAGCCTTCTATGTGAAAGCGAACCCGCTTGGCACCAATGGGTCGATTGTCCATATCCTTCCTAGCTATGGTCCCATGTGGTACTTGGCGGTCCTTGGGACCATCATCGTTCTGAGTTTTATCTTCTTCCTGGTCTCTGTCTATATTTTCGGTCGCCTGGAAGGAAACTTTGCAGAGGAGTTGTAG
- a CDS encoding ABC transporter ATP-binding protein → MSTAVEVVSVSKTFRLFQEKYTSLKEKAIHLGKVPHEVFPALSDISFEVEQGVTLGLLGHNGSGKSTLLKCIAGILTPSAGEIRIRGRIAAMLELGAGFHPDLSGRANIYLNAALMGLSRKEVDARFDAIVEFSELGGFIENQVKFYSSGMYARLGFAVAVNMDPDILLVDEVLAVGDANFQLKCLAKIREFQEEGRTIIFVSHSPDLVRAVCSTAFVLDHGRLVGQGPTAEAVALLQKFQLSGSGLNHDPSTEDHRLEAAISRDIHLSSMMINGVDADRGVELAAMSQVELAIVIEDVASLAGSCHIEVLFYSPAGVALIRAHTREMEMEPVIVRGTVEAVVQFSSLPLAVGSYSIQVNLYHPQSGMMIESRRWDNGLMIVGGQKGVGGLIAAEANVFVNEVSSRHFL, encoded by the coding sequence GTGTCAACTGCAGTCGAAGTAGTGTCGGTCTCGAAGACCTTCCGACTCTTTCAGGAGAAGTACACCTCCCTCAAGGAGAAGGCTATTCATTTGGGCAAGGTGCCCCACGAGGTCTTTCCGGCACTCTCGGATATCAGTTTTGAGGTCGAGCAGGGGGTAACCCTTGGCTTGCTCGGTCACAATGGCTCTGGCAAGTCAACGCTGCTTAAGTGCATCGCTGGCATTTTGACACCCTCGGCGGGTGAGATTCGGATTCGTGGTCGCATTGCGGCGATGTTGGAGCTTGGGGCTGGATTCCATCCAGATCTCTCTGGACGGGCGAACATCTATCTCAACGCCGCGCTCATGGGCCTGTCTCGTAAAGAGGTTGATGCACGCTTTGATGCGATTGTCGAGTTCTCGGAGTTGGGCGGCTTTATCGAAAACCAAGTCAAGTTCTACTCCTCAGGGATGTACGCACGCCTTGGTTTCGCCGTGGCTGTCAATATGGATCCCGACATTCTCCTCGTCGATGAGGTGCTCGCGGTGGGAGACGCCAATTTCCAGCTCAAGTGCTTGGCAAAAATTCGTGAGTTTCAGGAGGAGGGTCGGACGATCATCTTCGTGTCACACTCGCCGGACCTCGTTCGCGCGGTCTGCTCCACCGCTTTCGTCCTTGATCACGGCCGGCTTGTCGGTCAGGGTCCGACGGCCGAGGCGGTCGCGCTGCTCCAGAAGTTCCAGCTCTCGGGTTCTGGCCTGAACCATGATCCAAGCACCGAAGATCACCGCCTCGAGGCGGCTATCAGCCGCGACATCCATCTCAGCTCTATGATGATCAACGGTGTCGATGCCGATCGGGGTGTTGAACTGGCGGCGATGAGCCAGGTGGAGCTGGCGATCGTGATCGAAGACGTCGCATCGCTCGCGGGTTCCTGTCATATCGAGGTGCTCTTCTATAGCCCTGCTGGTGTGGCGCTGATCCGTGCCCATACCCGGGAGATGGAGATGGAGCCGGTGATCGTCCGTGGGACGGTGGAGGCCGTGGTGCAGTTCAGCTCCCTACCGCTGGCCGTGGGTTCCTATTCGATCCAGGTCAACCTCTATCACCCCCAGAGTGGGATGATGATAGAGAGTCGCCGCTGGGATAACGGCCTCATGATCGTCGGTGGTCAAAAAGGCGTTGGCGGACTCATCGCGGCCGAGGCGAACGTCTTTGTCAATGAGGTCTCAAGCCGGCACTTCCTGTAG